In Flavobacterium okayamense, a single window of DNA contains:
- the hppD gene encoding 4-hydroxyphenylpyruvate dioxygenase: protein MSTEIKSVEYGLEKIFEGAQDFLPLLGTDYVEFYVGNAKQAAHFYKTAFGFQSLAYAGLETGVKDRASYVLKQDKIRLVLTTALNSNSPIGEHVKKHGDGVKVIALWVEDACKSYEETTKRGAKSYFEPMVEKDENGEVVRAGIYGAYGETVFVFVERKNYNGIFMPGYNEWKSDYNPEPVGLKFIDHMVGNTGWNRMNEAVKWFEDVMGFVNFLSFDDKQITTEYSALMSKVMSNGNGRIKFPINEPANGKKRSQIEEYLDFYEDEGVQHIAVATDDIIKTVTDMRARGVEFLSTPPQAYYDAIPERLKDHMSKFKEDINELQKLGIMIDADEEGYLLQIFTKPVEDRPTLFFEIIQRMGAKGFGAGNFKALFESIEREQELRGTL, encoded by the coding sequence ATGAGTACAGAAATAAAATCAGTAGAATACGGTTTAGAAAAAATATTTGAAGGAGCGCAAGACTTTTTGCCTTTATTAGGAACAGACTATGTTGAGTTCTATGTAGGTAATGCAAAACAAGCCGCTCATTTTTATAAAACAGCATTTGGTTTTCAATCATTAGCCTATGCAGGATTAGAAACTGGTGTTAAGGACAGAGCATCTTATGTGTTAAAACAAGATAAAATTCGTTTAGTTTTAACCACTGCTTTAAATAGTAATTCCCCAATTGGAGAACATGTAAAGAAGCATGGTGATGGTGTAAAAGTAATTGCACTTTGGGTAGAAGATGCATGTAAATCATACGAAGAAACGACAAAGCGTGGAGCTAAATCTTATTTTGAACCAATGGTTGAAAAAGATGAAAATGGTGAAGTTGTTCGTGCAGGAATTTATGGCGCTTATGGTGAAACTGTTTTTGTTTTTGTTGAACGTAAGAATTATAACGGTATTTTCATGCCAGGTTATAACGAGTGGAAATCAGATTATAATCCAGAACCTGTTGGATTAAAGTTTATCGACCATATGGTAGGTAACACGGGTTGGAATAGAATGAATGAAGCTGTTAAATGGTTTGAAGATGTAATGGGATTTGTAAACTTCCTTTCTTTTGACGATAAGCAAATTACTACCGAATATTCGGCATTGATGTCTAAAGTTATGTCAAACGGAAATGGACGTATTAAATTCCCTATTAATGAGCCTGCAAATGGTAAAAAACGTTCTCAAATTGAAGAATATTTAGATTTCTACGAAGACGAAGGTGTTCAGCACATTGCGGTTGCAACGGATGATATTATTAAAACAGTTACAGATATGCGCGCTAGAGGTGTTGAATTTTTAAGTACGCCTCCTCAGGCTTATTATGATGCAATTCCTGAAAGATTGAAAGATCACATGTCTAAATTTAAAGAGGATATTAATGAATTGCAAAAATTAGGAATCATGATTGATGCTGATGAAGAAGGCTATTTATTACAAATTTTCACTAAACCAGTAGAAGATCGTCCTACACTTTTCTTTGAAATTATTCAAAGAATGGGTGCAAAAGGCTTTGGTGCAGGTAATTTTAAAGCGCTTTTTGAGTCAATTGAAAGAGAACAAGAATTGAGAGGAACATTATAA
- a CDS encoding tryptophan 2,3-dioxygenase family protein — protein sequence METGVKYQNQIEKLEEKFKGINQNTETHLEGLLWSKPITYWDYIQTDALLNLQIQRTTLPDEMVFIMYHQVNELLFKMILWEIDQLCHTEVPSTAYFTEKLGRISRYFDMLTTSFTIMMDGMETEQYLKFRHTLTPASGFQSAQYRLIEFASTDLINLIDYRFRATIDRNTPYEHAFEHLYWQAAGKDYKTGEKSYLIQQFEKKYKKEFLDFMEEYNTINIWRKFKQLPESDQKNPELVEAMRHYDKTVNITWVMGHFNAAKKYIESDKTGTGEATGGSDWKKYMLPKYQKRIFFPELWTKEEFDNWGENV from the coding sequence ATGGAAACCGGAGTAAAGTATCAAAACCAAATCGAAAAGCTTGAAGAAAAATTCAAGGGAATAAATCAAAATACTGAAACTCATCTTGAGGGTCTTTTATGGTCAAAACCAATTACCTATTGGGATTATATTCAAACAGATGCTTTACTAAATTTACAAATACAAAGGACTACATTACCTGATGAAATGGTTTTTATCATGTATCATCAGGTAAATGAGTTATTGTTTAAAATGATTTTGTGGGAAATAGATCAGTTGTGTCATACTGAAGTTCCTTCAACAGCATATTTTACTGAAAAGCTAGGTCGAATTAGCCGTTATTTCGACATGCTAACTACTTCATTCACCATAATGATGGATGGAATGGAAACCGAACAATACTTAAAATTTCGTCATACATTAACACCAGCTAGTGGTTTTCAAAGTGCACAATATCGTTTAATAGAATTTGCTTCTACAGATTTAATTAATCTTATTGATTATCGTTTTAGAGCAACAATTGATAGAAATACTCCTTATGAACATGCTTTTGAACACTTGTATTGGCAAGCTGCTGGAAAAGATTACAAAACAGGAGAAAAGTCTTATTTAATTCAACAGTTTGAAAAGAAATACAAAAAGGAATTTCTAGATTTTATGGAAGAATATAATACCATAAATATTTGGAGAAAATTCAAGCAATTACCAGAATCAGATCAAAAAAATCCTGAATTAGTTGAAGCAATGCGTCATTATGACAAAACGGTAAACATAACTTGGGTAATGGGCCATTTTAATGCTGCAAAAAAGTATATTGAAAGTGACAAAACGGGTACAGGAGAAGCAACAGGAGGAAGTGACTGGAAGAAATACATGTTGCCAAAGTATCAAAAACGTATCTTTTTTCCAGAATTATGGACAAAAGAAGAGTTTGACAATTGGGGAGAAAATGTTTAA
- a CDS encoding patatin-like phospholipase family protein codes for MKKLFLFISLLILTQISLGQEIIQENQKPKIGLVLSGGGAKGLAHIGVLKVIDSLGIKIDYIGGTSMGAIIGGLYASGYSGKQLDSIFQNIDTDALVQDYVPRGSKNFYEKRNDEIYAFTLPFDKFKLGLPTALSKGMYNFNLLSRLTKHVAHINYFDELPIPFFCIATDVEKGTEVVLNKGILPQAMIASGAIPSLYNPIEINGKLLVDGGVVNNYPIEEIKRLGADIIIGVDVQDGLKDREELKGATSVLVQITNFSMIEKMEKKRALTTIYIKPEIQGYTVLSFDQGKEIIPKGEQATKKVINDLIRLSEPNYKREPLIVKQKDSIYVKEIAINSMKNYTRSYVIGKLKFKADSKISFKDLEKGINNLNATQNFSSISYSFEEIREGEDVLYIKLTEKENTAFLRFGLHYDELFKSSVLINYTKKRILAKNDVFSFDGIVGDNIRYNLNYYIDNGFYWSFGVNSKLQRFNKNVPNDFNNGITLSNLGIKSINVDYLDWTNQAYLQTIFAQKFSIGAGIELKHLRITSETISNITPVFEDSDYLSFFGYAKFDSFDKKYFPKKGWNFNGEIKSFVYSSDYNNDYENFLFAKADMGIALNVLEKFTVKLQCEGGFHVGENTVGFFDFALGGYGFTQVNNLRPFYGYDFIGLVGDSYVKGDVTLDYEIFKKHHINVSGNFANVGDKIFTNTEEWFSKPTYTGYQVGYGIESLIGPLEIKHSWSPETHDHFTWFAIGFWF; via the coding sequence ATGAAGAAACTATTCTTGTTTATAAGCCTACTAATTTTAACCCAAATCAGCTTAGGACAAGAAATTATCCAAGAAAACCAAAAACCAAAAATTGGTCTCGTACTAAGTGGTGGTGGAGCCAAAGGCTTGGCACACATTGGCGTGCTGAAAGTCATCGATTCTTTGGGAATAAAAATTGATTACATTGGAGGTACAAGTATGGGTGCTATTATTGGGGGCTTATATGCTTCTGGTTATTCCGGTAAACAATTAGATTCTATATTTCAAAATATTGATACAGATGCCTTGGTTCAAGATTACGTCCCTAGAGGTTCCAAAAATTTTTACGAAAAAAGAAATGATGAAATCTATGCGTTCACGCTTCCTTTTGATAAATTTAAGCTAGGATTACCAACTGCATTGTCAAAAGGAATGTACAACTTTAACTTGCTTTCGAGGTTAACAAAACATGTTGCTCACATTAATTATTTTGATGAATTACCAATTCCTTTTTTTTGCATTGCAACTGATGTAGAAAAAGGAACTGAGGTGGTTTTAAATAAAGGGATTTTGCCCCAAGCAATGATTGCGAGTGGTGCTATTCCATCACTTTACAATCCAATTGAGATTAACGGAAAACTTTTAGTAGATGGGGGTGTTGTAAATAATTACCCTATTGAGGAAATTAAAAGATTAGGGGCAGATATAATTATTGGTGTAGATGTACAAGACGGATTAAAAGACAGAGAGGAATTAAAAGGAGCAACTAGTGTTTTAGTACAAATCACAAATTTTTCCATGATTGAAAAAATGGAGAAAAAGAGAGCTTTAACAACAATTTACATAAAACCAGAAATTCAAGGTTATACGGTTTTGTCATTTGATCAGGGGAAAGAGATAATTCCAAAAGGAGAACAAGCCACGAAAAAAGTAATTAATGATTTGATTAGATTAAGTGAGCCTAATTATAAAAGAGAACCTCTAATAGTGAAACAAAAGGACTCTATCTATGTAAAGGAAATCGCTATTAATTCCATGAAAAATTACACTCGCTCATATGTGATTGGTAAACTAAAATTTAAAGCGGATTCTAAAATTAGTTTTAAAGACTTAGAAAAAGGAATTAACAATCTAAATGCGACTCAAAATTTTAGCTCGATTAGTTACTCTTTTGAAGAAATTCGTGAAGGAGAGGATGTTTTATATATTAAATTAACTGAAAAAGAAAACACAGCATTTTTACGATTCGGTTTACATTACGATGAGTTGTTCAAAAGTAGTGTTTTGATTAATTACACTAAAAAAAGAATTTTGGCTAAGAATGATGTTTTTTCTTTTGATGGAATTGTAGGAGATAATATCAGATATAATCTTAACTATTATATAGATAATGGTTTTTATTGGAGTTTTGGAGTTAACTCTAAATTACAAAGATTTAATAAAAATGTACCTAATGATTTTAATAACGGAATCACACTTTCTAATCTTGGTATTAAATCAATAAATGTTGATTATTTAGATTGGACAAACCAAGCATATCTACAAACTATTTTTGCTCAGAAATTTTCAATTGGAGCAGGTATTGAATTGAAGCATTTGAGAATAACATCTGAAACGATTTCCAATATTACACCCGTTTTTGAGGATAGCGATTACCTTTCGTTTTTTGGGTATGCAAAATTTGACTCTTTTGATAAAAAGTATTTTCCAAAAAAAGGTTGGAATTTTAATGGAGAAATAAAATCGTTTGTTTACTCATCAGACTATAATAATGATTATGAAAATTTTCTGTTTGCAAAAGCAGATATGGGTATTGCTTTAAATGTTTTAGAAAAATTTACGGTTAAATTACAATGTGAAGGAGGTTTTCATGTTGGAGAGAATACAGTAGGTTTTTTTGACTTTGCCTTGGGAGGTTACGGTTTTACACAAGTAAATAATTTAAGGCCATTTTATGGTTACGATTTTATCGGTTTAGTTGGTGATAGCTATGTGAAAGGAGATGTTACATTAGATTATGAAATCTTTAAAAAGCATCATATAAATGTATCAGGAAACTTTGCGAATGTTGGTGATAAAATTTTCACTAATACTGAGGAATGGTTTTCAAAACCTACATACACAGGTTATCAAGTAGGATATGGTATTGAATCTTTAATAGGTCCTTTAGAAATCAAACACTCTTGGTCTCCAGAAACCCATGATCATTTTACTTGGTTTGCAATTGGTTTTTGGTTTTAA
- a CDS encoding 5-formyltetrahydrofolate cyclo-ligase, which yields MNKKTLRQKYKEKRQKLSIEEIEEKSLAIANNLLQLNIWNKTYFHIFLPIVEQKEVDTEFILQILAGKDKEIVISKSDFATREMLHFLLTDNTKIVKNEYNIPEPVNGLPVPVEMIDVVFVPLLTYDKQGNRVGYGKGFYDKFLSQCKPDVIKIGLSFFEPEEQIDDVLETDVKLDFCVTGEKILQF from the coding sequence ATGAATAAGAAAACGTTAAGACAAAAGTATAAAGAGAAAAGGCAAAAGTTAAGTATAGAAGAAATTGAAGAAAAGAGTTTAGCTATAGCAAATAATTTACTTCAACTCAATATTTGGAATAAAACCTATTTCCATATTTTCTTGCCAATTGTTGAACAAAAAGAAGTCGATACTGAGTTTATTCTTCAAATTTTAGCAGGAAAAGATAAAGAAATTGTGATTTCGAAAAGTGATTTTGCAACTCGAGAAATGTTGCATTTCTTATTAACTGATAACACTAAAATTGTAAAAAACGAATACAACATTCCTGAACCTGTAAATGGTTTACCCGTTCCTGTTGAAATGATTGATGTCGTTTTTGTGCCGCTTTTAACGTATGACAAACAAGGTAATCGTGTAGGTTACGGAAAAGGGTTTTACGATAAATTTTTAAGTCAATGCAAACCAGATGTTATTAAAATTGGGTTGTCATTTTTTGAACCTGAAGAACAAATTGACGATGTTTTAGAAACCGATGTAAAATTGGATTTTTGTGTGACGGGTGAGAAAATTTTACAATTTTAA
- a CDS encoding DUF3108 domain-containing protein — protein MKKIALLLIVFISTNSFVSKQSETFTTGEWIKLRIHYGFVNAGYATLEIKEATRNNKKVHHVVGKGWTTGMTKMFFKVQDDYQSFFDKETGKPYQFLRKIDEGGYTKNQEGFFNQDKNTVLVKDYKKQTEKTFSVPENVQDIVSSFYYLRNYPGIDKLQVGESVSIDMFFDDETTKFKLKFIGRENISTKFGKISCMVFRPYVQAGRVFKEEESLTVWISDDDNRIPIRLKASLAVGSLKADLEAFKGLKNSFKVIAN, from the coding sequence ATGAAAAAAATAGCATTACTTCTTATTGTATTTATCAGTACAAACTCCTTTGTTTCAAAGCAAAGCGAAACCTTTACTACAGGTGAGTGGATTAAACTAAGAATTCATTATGGTTTTGTTAATGCAGGTTATGCTACTTTAGAAATTAAAGAGGCAACTAGAAATAATAAAAAGGTTCATCATGTTGTAGGTAAAGGTTGGACAACCGGAATGACCAAAATGTTTTTTAAAGTTCAAGATGACTATCAAAGTTTTTTTGATAAAGAAACAGGTAAGCCGTATCAATTTTTAAGAAAAATTGATGAAGGTGGGTATACTAAAAATCAAGAAGGTTTTTTTAATCAAGACAAAAACACGGTTTTAGTTAAAGACTATAAAAAACAAACAGAAAAAACATTTTCAGTCCCAGAAAACGTTCAAGATATTGTTTCTTCATTTTATTATTTGAGAAATTACCCAGGAATAGATAAACTTCAAGTTGGTGAGTCAGTAAGTATTGATATGTTTTTTGATGATGAAACTACCAAGTTTAAGTTAAAATTCATTGGTCGAGAAAATATAAGTACTAAATTTGGTAAAATTTCATGTATGGTATTTAGACCATACGTTCAAGCAGGTAGAGTTTTTAAAGAAGAAGAGAGTTTAACTGTTTGGATATCAGATGATGATAATAGAATTCCGATACGTTTGAAAGCGAGTTTAGCCGTAGGTTCACTTAAGGCAGATCTTGAAGCTTTTAAAGGATTAAAGAATTCTTTTAAAGTAATAGCAAACTAA
- the uvrC gene encoding excinuclease ABC subunit UvrC: MQSPLELQIQTLPDSPGVYQYYDKDGKILYVGKAKNLKKRVQSYFTKSHDNYKTKVLVKKIVSIKHIVVPTETDALLLENNLIKKLQPRYNVLLKDDKSYPWICIKNEPFSRIFQTRRMIKDGSEYFGPYTSGKTVHTLLDLIKELYPLRTCNYDLSKANIDSGKYKVCLEYHIGNCKGPCEGFQTLQNYQDQIQAVREILKGNFKESLKDFKQLMQDLAMEMKFEEAQKVKEKIEILENYQAKSTILNPKITNVDVFSIVSDETIAYINFLQISYGAIIRSHTLELKKKLEETDEELLELAIVELRERFNLLSKEVIVPFEVDLGENIKVTVPKLGDKKQILDLSIRNAKHYRLDQLKQIKIVDPDRHANRIMAQMKKDLRLSIEPRHIECFDNSNIQGTNPVAACVVFKDGKPSKKDYRHFNIKTVEGPNDFASMEEVVYRRYKRLLDEKEPLPQLIIIDGGKGQLSSALKSLDDLGLRGKIAIIGIAKRLEELFYPEDPIPLYLDKKSETLKIIQHLRNEAHRFGITHHRDKRSKSALQTSLETIPGIGEKTMITLLKHFKSVKRLQNASENEISEVVGVSKAKKISDFYKTIQQQKK, encoded by the coding sequence ATGCAATCACCACTCGAACTTCAAATTCAAACTTTACCCGATAGTCCAGGTGTTTATCAATATTATGATAAAGATGGGAAAATTCTATATGTTGGGAAAGCTAAAAATTTAAAAAAAAGAGTGCAATCGTATTTTACCAAAAGTCACGATAATTACAAGACAAAAGTTTTAGTAAAGAAAATAGTTTCGATAAAACATATTGTTGTTCCTACGGAAACAGATGCGCTACTTTTAGAGAATAATCTGATAAAAAAATTACAACCACGGTACAATGTTTTGTTGAAAGATGACAAAAGTTATCCGTGGATATGTATAAAAAACGAACCGTTTTCTCGAATTTTTCAAACCAGAAGAATGATAAAAGACGGTTCGGAATATTTTGGGCCATATACCAGTGGAAAAACCGTTCACACACTTCTCGATTTAATTAAAGAATTGTATCCGTTACGAACCTGTAATTACGATTTATCGAAAGCAAATATTGATTCCGGAAAATATAAAGTTTGTTTAGAGTATCATATTGGAAATTGCAAAGGACCATGTGAAGGTTTTCAAACCTTGCAAAATTATCAAGACCAAATTCAAGCTGTTCGTGAAATTCTAAAAGGAAATTTCAAAGAAAGTTTAAAGGATTTTAAACAATTGATGCAAGATTTGGCAATGGAAATGAAGTTTGAAGAGGCACAAAAAGTTAAAGAAAAAATTGAAATTTTAGAGAATTATCAAGCAAAATCGACTATTCTAAACCCTAAGATTACAAATGTTGATGTGTTTTCAATAGTTTCAGATGAAACCATTGCGTATATAAACTTTTTGCAAATTTCTTATGGAGCAATTATTCGTTCGCATACATTAGAATTAAAAAAGAAATTAGAGGAAACTGATGAAGAGCTTTTAGAATTGGCCATTGTCGAATTAAGAGAACGTTTTAATTTACTTTCTAAAGAAGTCATTGTTCCTTTTGAAGTTGATTTAGGCGAAAATATAAAAGTGACGGTTCCTAAGTTAGGCGATAAAAAGCAAATTTTAGATTTATCGATTCGAAATGCGAAACATTATCGTTTAGACCAATTAAAGCAGATTAAAATAGTCGACCCAGATCGTCATGCGAATCGAATCATGGCGCAGATGAAGAAAGATTTACGACTTTCGATTGAACCTCGCCATATTGAATGTTTTGATAATTCTAATATTCAAGGAACAAATCCGGTTGCAGCATGTGTGGTTTTTAAAGATGGAAAACCAAGCAAAAAAGATTATCGTCATTTCAATATAAAAACGGTAGAAGGACCAAACGATTTTGCTTCCATGGAAGAAGTAGTGTATCGCAGATATAAACGATTACTCGACGAAAAAGAGCCTTTACCTCAATTAATTATCATTGACGGAGGAAAAGGGCAATTATCATCGGCTTTAAAAAGTTTAGATGATTTAGGGTTACGAGGAAAAATTGCTATTATAGGAATTGCAAAACGTTTAGAAGAATTGTTTTATCCCGAAGATCCAATTCCGTTATATTTAGATAAAAAATCGGAAACCTTGAAAATTATTCAGCATTTACGTAACGAAGCACACCGATTTGGAATTACACATCATCGTGATAAAAGAAGTAAATCGGCACTTCAAACTTCTTTAGAAACGATTCCAGGAATAGGAGAAAAAACCATGATTACGTTATTAAAACATTTCAAAAGTGTTAAAAGGTTGCAAAATGCATCAGAAAATGAAATTTCTGAGGTCGTGGGAGTGTCAAAAGCAAAAAAAATTTCCGACTTTTACAAAACAATACAACAACAAAAAAAATAA
- a CDS encoding pyridoxal-dependent decarboxylase, with product MQFWKKLTHEQRKNRIQQALHENVNFSNDASLGYPASKLDGKVFYDDAPFLKDAPTLQTYVANPNNIGCHTFGTSEKAFSGTQDIEREVLNVLAVDVFKLNENEFDGYIAPGGTEANIQALWVFRNYFFNKYNAKLDEIAILASEDTHYSIPKGSNLLQVEWLSIPVDFNTREINKEKLDEIIANAISKGKKYFMAVANMGTTMFGSVDNPDVYTDALEKHNAIYKLHIDGAYGGFVYPFSNKESKINFSNPKISSITIDAHKMLQAPYGTGIFICRKGLIENVLTKEAEYVEGMDLTLCGSRSGANAVAVWMILFTYGPYSWYEKVSILQMRTHFLCRELDQLGVSYFREPNMNIVTIHAENIPEAIAEKYDLVPQQHNEHNKWYKIVLMDHVEIDHLTTFIDDLKLAINE from the coding sequence ATGCAATTTTGGAAAAAACTAACCCACGAACAACGCAAAAATAGAATTCAGCAAGCATTACATGAAAACGTAAACTTTTCTAACGATGCTTCTTTAGGTTATCCCGCTTCTAAATTAGATGGAAAAGTCTTTTATGATGATGCGCCATTTTTGAAAGATGCACCCACTTTACAAACCTATGTTGCCAATCCAAATAACATTGGTTGTCACACTTTTGGCACATCCGAAAAAGCATTTAGCGGAACACAAGATATCGAACGTGAAGTTTTAAATGTTTTAGCTGTTGATGTTTTCAAATTAAATGAAAACGAGTTTGATGGCTATATTGCTCCAGGTGGAACGGAAGCTAATATTCAAGCACTTTGGGTTTTTCGTAATTATTTCTTCAATAAGTATAATGCAAAACTTGACGAAATTGCCATTTTAGCATCAGAAGATACGCATTATTCTATTCCAAAAGGTTCTAATCTATTGCAAGTCGAATGGCTTTCTATTCCTGTCGATTTTAACACACGAGAAATCAACAAAGAAAAGTTAGATGAAATTATAGCTAATGCTATTTCAAAAGGTAAAAAATACTTTATGGCGGTAGCCAATATGGGAACGACAATGTTTGGTTCAGTTGATAATCCCGATGTATATACTGATGCCTTAGAAAAACACAATGCTATTTATAAACTGCACATTGATGGCGCTTATGGCGGATTTGTATATCCATTTAGCAATAAAGAATCGAAAATTAACTTTAGCAATCCAAAAATTAGTTCGATTACTATTGATGCGCATAAAATGTTACAAGCGCCTTACGGAACTGGAATTTTCATCTGCCGAAAAGGTTTAATTGAAAACGTATTGACTAAAGAAGCCGAATATGTAGAAGGAATGGATTTAACACTTTGTGGAAGTCGTTCTGGAGCTAATGCTGTTGCCGTTTGGATGATTTTATTTACTTATGGCCCGTATAGTTGGTATGAAAAAGTAAGCATTTTACAAATGCGTACTCATTTTTTATGTCGAGAACTTGACCAATTAGGTGTTTCTTATTTCCGTGAGCCCAATATGAATATCGTTACCATTCATGCTGAAAATATTCCAGAAGCAATTGCCGAAAAATACGATTTGGTTCCACAACAACATAACGAGCACAACAAATGGTATAAAATTGTCTTGATGGATCATGTAGAAATTGATCATTTAACTACCTTTATAGACGATTTGAAATTGGCTATAAATGAATAA
- a CDS encoding succinylglutamate desuccinylase/aspartoacylase family protein yields MNAIKPLHLFGETILAGESKTISMEIAKLHTMNKLKVPIIVERSKLEGPIVLFCAGLHGDEINGTETVRQIITKKINKPKKGTIICIPIINIFGFINQTREFPDKRDLNRVFPGSKTGSLASRFAYYLVHEILPNIDYVIDFHAGGAQRFNAPQIRIEQGNSELKKLAEAFHAPFTLYSKNISGSFRSTCDKLGVKMLLFEGGKSLDLNEDITREALEGTKRFLEHLDMLNSRKKASEPKHTSVYIEKSNWLRAKYSGMFHGIAKAGSFVNKGDLLATISDPYGKVEHNVKAPHEGYLINVNHAPFVYQGDAIFHISTQLET; encoded by the coding sequence ATGAATGCTATAAAACCTTTACATCTTTTTGGCGAAACCATTTTAGCTGGCGAAAGCAAAACAATTTCTATGGAAATTGCAAAATTGCATACCATGAACAAATTAAAAGTTCCAATTATTGTAGAACGCTCTAAATTAGAAGGACCAATAGTTTTATTTTGCGCTGGTTTACATGGAGATGAAATTAACGGAACGGAAACCGTACGCCAAATCATTACCAAAAAAATAAACAAACCAAAAAAAGGAACTATTATTTGTATTCCTATCATTAATATTTTCGGATTTATTAATCAAACAAGAGAATTTCCAGATAAACGTGATTTAAATCGTGTTTTTCCTGGAAGTAAGACAGGCTCGTTAGCAAGTAGATTTGCCTATTATCTTGTTCATGAAATTTTACCAAACATAGATTACGTAATAGATTTTCATGCTGGCGGCGCCCAACGATTTAATGCTCCTCAAATTCGAATCGAGCAAGGCAATTCAGAATTAAAGAAATTAGCCGAAGCCTTTCATGCACCATTTACATTATACTCAAAAAACATTTCAGGTTCTTTTAGAAGTACATGCGATAAATTAGGTGTTAAAATGTTGCTTTTTGAAGGCGGAAAATCATTGGACTTGAATGAAGATATTACTCGTGAAGCTTTAGAAGGAACCAAACGCTTTTTAGAGCATTTAGACATGTTGAACTCCCGAAAAAAAGCAAGCGAGCCTAAACACACTTCTGTTTATATTGAAAAGTCGAATTGGTTACGCGCTAAATATTCGGGAATGTTTCATGGCATTGCAAAAGCAGGTTCATTTGTAAACAAAGGCGATTTATTAGCTACCATTTCCGATCCGTATGGAAAAGTAGAGCACAATGTAAAAGCACCACACGAAGGCTATTTAATCAACGTAAATCACGCACCTTTTGTATATCAAGGTGATGCTATTTTTCATATTTCAACACAATTGGAAACCTAA
- a CDS encoding homogentisate 1,2-dioxygenase — protein MPIYHKLGKIPHKRHIQFRKENGDLYYEQLFGTIGFDGMSTNMYHEYRPTMVKEIKGQYSVAPKIAKENNIQSYRLRGFQVPPQDDFLESRKIVLTNSDCHIVLAAPKKSTTEYFYKNTDSDEVIFIHKGTGKLRTMLGNLDFKYGDYLVIPRGMIYKIDFDTEDNRLFIVESHRPVYTPKRYRNWFGQLLEHSPFCERDIRRPEELETHNEKGEFLIKIKKKDEIIDMVYASHPFDVVGYDGYNYPYAFSIHDFEPITGRIHLPPPIHQTFETDAFVICSFVPRLYDYHPESIPAPYNHSNIDSDEVLYYVDGDFMSRNDIEAGHISLHPAGIPHGPHPGATERSIGKKETLELAVMVDTFKPLMVTEEAMKIADEKYYQSWLED, from the coding sequence ATGCCAATTTATCATAAACTTGGAAAAATTCCCCACAAGCGTCATATTCAATTCCGTAAAGAAAACGGAGATTTATATTATGAGCAATTATTTGGTACAATAGGTTTTGATGGTATGTCAACCAATATGTATCATGAATATCGTCCTACAATGGTTAAGGAAATTAAGGGACAGTATTCGGTTGCGCCTAAGATTGCAAAAGAAAACAACATTCAATCCTATCGATTAAGAGGTTTTCAGGTGCCACCACAAGATGATTTTTTAGAAAGTAGAAAAATCGTTTTAACTAATTCTGATTGTCATATCGTTTTGGCAGCGCCAAAAAAGTCAACAACAGAATATTTTTATAAAAACACAGATTCTGATGAAGTAATTTTCATTCACAAAGGAACAGGTAAACTTAGAACCATGTTAGGAAATTTAGACTTCAAATATGGCGATTACTTGGTTATTCCTAGAGGAATGATTTATAAGATAGATTTTGATACAGAAGACAATCGTTTATTTATTGTAGAATCACACAGACCTGTATATACACCTAAAAGATATCGTAACTGGTTTGGTCAGTTACTAGAACATTCACCATTTTGTGAAAGGGATATTCGTCGACCTGAAGAATTAGAAACACATAACGAAAAAGGCGAGTTTTTAATTAAAATCAAAAAGAAAGACGAAATAATCGATATGGTTTATGCATCACATCCATTTGACGTTGTAGGTTATGATGGTTATAACTATCCATATGCTTTTTCAATTCACGATTTTGAACCAATAACAGGAAGAATCCATCTTCCACCACCTATTCATCAAACATTTGAAACAGATGCTTTTGTAATTTGTTCATTTGTTCCTCGATTATATGATTATCATCCAGAATCGATTCCTGCACCATACAATCATAGTAATATTGATAGCGATGAGGTATTGTATTATGTAGATGGAGATTTTATGAGTCGAAATGATATTGAAGCAGGTCATATTTCGTTACATCCAGCAGGAATTCCACATGGACCGCATCCAGGTGCAACGGAAAGAAGTATTGGTAAGAAAGAAACTTTGGAATTAGCTGTAATGGTAGATACATTCAAGCCATTAATGGTTACTGAAGAAGCGATGAAAATTGCAGATGAAAAATATTACCAATCTTGGTTAGAAGATTAA